A genome region from Setaria italica strain Yugu1 chromosome III, Setaria_italica_v2.0, whole genome shotgun sequence includes the following:
- the LOC101763766 gene encoding uncharacterized protein LOC101763766, translating to MAGGGEVSMCTPAFARRVVQSRWFVVFASIVVMAASGSTYIFALYSKVLRSKLGYNQETLNKLSFFKDLGTNVGIISGLVQQVAPTWAVLLIGAGMNLAGYLMIYLALTGRTAAPPVWLMCFYICFGANALTFSNTGALVACVKNFPESRGIVIGLLKSFVGLSGAIYTQLYLAIYGDDAASLVLLVAWLPAAFNIFTVYTIRVLPYARRRADGDGKAYNTPFYHFLYLSIALAAYLLVMIVVQKQVRFSHAAYIVTSTALLIILFSPAGVVVREEYKAASQLEESLQHPPAIAVEEPKAATATEKDDGEASPPLCAGGGMGCITNMFRPPALGEDYSIMQALVSVEMLVLFVISVFGIGGTLTAIDNMAQIGQSLGYPAKSINTFVSLISIWNYAGRAGAGYISEFLLARYRFPRPLALTAVLLVSCIGHLLIAFGVPHALYAASVIIGFCFGAQWPLLFAIISEVFGLKYYSSLFNFGSAASPAGAYVLNVIVTGRMYDAEATRQHDGVAAVGDKICKGVVCFKRPFLIITAVTFAGAIVSLVLVWRTRNFYRGDIYAKFKVAPVANADGNSDGGVEMAEASSSEEKSKKKKEVVNEDLY from the coding sequence atggccggcgggggcgaggttTCCATGTGCACGCCGGCGTTCGCGCGGCGGGTGGTGCAGAGCCGGTGGTTCGTGGTGTTCGCCTCGATCGTGGTGATGGCGGCGTCCGGCTCCACCTACATCTTCGCGCTCTACTCTAAGGTGCTCCGCTCCAAGCTGGGCTACAACCAGGAGACCCTCAACAAGCTCTCCTTCTTCAAGGACCTCGGCACCAACGTCGGCATCATCTCCGGCCTCGTCCAGCAGGTGGCCCCCACGTGGGCCGTGCTGCTCATCGGCGCCGGCATGAACCTGGCAGGGTACCTCATGATCTACCTCGCCCTCACGGgccgcacggcggcgccgcccgtgtGGCTCATGTGCTTCTACATCTGCTTCGGCGCCAACGCGCTCACCTTCTCAAACACCGGCGCGCTCGTCGCCTGCGTCAAGAACTTCCCGGAGAGCCGCGGCATCGTCATCGGTCTCCTCAAGTCCTTCGTCGGCCTCAGCGGCGCCATCTACACGCAGCTCTACCTCGCCATCTACGGCGACGACGCCGCCtcgctcgtcctcctcgtcgcctgGCTCCCCGCCGCTTTCAACATCTTCACCGTCTACACCATCCGCGTCCTGCCctacgcccgccgccgcgccgacggcgacggcaaggCGTACAACACGCCCTTCTACCACTTCCTCTACCTCTCCATCGCCCTCGCCGCCTACCTCCTCGTCATGATAGTGGTGCAGAAGCAGGTCCGCTTCTCCCACGCCGCCTACATCGTCACCTCCACGGCGCtgctcatcatcctcttcagccccgccggcgtcgtcgtcagGGAGGAGTACAAAGCCGCCTCCCAGCTCGAGGAGTCGCTCCAGCacccgccggccatcgccgtcgAGGAGCCAAAGGCGGCGACCGCTACCGAGAAGGACGACGGCGAGGCATCGCCGCCCTtgtgcgccggcggcgggatgggCTGCATCACCAACATGTTCAGGCCGCCGGCGCTGGGCGAGGACTACTCCATCATGCAGGCGCTGGTGAGCGTGGAGATGCTGGTGCTCTTCGTCATCTCCGTTTTCGGCATCGGCGGCACGCTGACGGCGATCGACAACATGGCCCAGATCGGGCAGTCCCTGGGCTACCCCGCCAAGAGCATCAACACCTTCGTCTCCCTCATCAGCATCTGGAACTACGccgggcgcgccggcgccggctacATCTCGGAGTTCCTCCTCGCCCGGTACCGGTTCCCGCGGCCGCTGGCGCTCACCGCCGTGCTCCTCGTCTCCTGCATCGGCCACCTCCTCATCGCCTTCGGCGTGCCGCACGCGCTCTACGCCGCCTCGGTCATCATCGGCTTCTGCTTCGGCGCGCAGTGGCCGCTGCTCTTCGCCATCATCTCCGAGGTCTTCGGCCTCAAGTACTACTCCTCGCTCTTCAACTTCGGCTccgccgccagccccgccgGAGCCTACGTGCTCAATGTCATCGTCACGGGGCGCATGTACGACGCCGAGGCCACCAGGCAGCACGACGGCGTCGCGGCCGTCGGGGACAAGATCTGCAAGGGGGTGGTGTGCTTCAAGAGACCCTTCCTCATCATCACCGCCGTTACCTTCGCCGGAGCGATCGTGTCGCTGGTGCTGGTGTGGAGGACCAGGAACTTCTACAGGGGGGACATCTACGCCAAGTTCAAGGTGGCACCGGTGGCGAACGCCGATGGGaacagcgacggcggcgtcgagaTGGCAGAGGCGAGCTCATCGGAGGagaagagcaagaagaagaaagaggtgGTCAATGAGGACTTGTACTAG